One stretch of Hyphomicrobiales bacterium DNA includes these proteins:
- a CDS encoding adenosylcobalamin-dependent ribonucleoside-diphosphate reductase, whose translation MDLPQISHDIWAQKYRLTSAIDGRQEGSIGETHERVAGAVARAEAPGVRVYWRGRFREALERFEFLPGGRILAGAGSGRRVTLFNCFVMGTIADDMAAIFEAVKEAALTMQAGGGIGQDFSTLRPSGSLVEGVGADASGPIGFMDVWDAMCRTIMSAGARRGAMMGTLRCDHPDIEAFVDVKADPARLRMFNLSVLVSDAFVAAVREDRDWDLVFDGRVYRTVSARALWDRIMRANHAYAEPGVIFIDRINEENNLGYCETITATNPCGEQPLPPYGACLLGSINLAALVREPFEAGARLDEGRLDELTETAVRFLDDVIDVSAYPLAVQRLEARQKRRIGLGVTGLADALVLLGLRYDSQSGRETAARWMARLQNAAYRASAHLASEKGTFPLYDRESIMARPGVGRLSGETRDLIARHGLRNGLLTSIAPTGTISLLAGNVSSGIEPIFRLSYARRLRESGDRVRVEHVEDHAYRVWRLGGRAGRQPALAGATAEGAAGEGVPAKGVASEIAGGSGRPGQRHVGVSKAGASELPAAFVTAEELSPRDHLAMQAALQPHVDSAISKTINCPRAIDFADFKDIYLTAHASGLKGCTTFRPNEVTGSVLFAEECGAPGLAAKDAGPPARAAAGPRRGTRKVGARGRGPSHSAGGAMATLAAEASPSRSAGRPAIGAAVDEGGGRLDEACPECRGAGFMSRDGCGFCPDCGYSRCG comes from the coding sequence CGCGAGGCGCTGGAGCGGTTCGAATTCCTACCGGGCGGACGCATTCTGGCGGGCGCCGGCAGTGGGCGGCGGGTCACGCTCTTCAACTGCTTCGTGATGGGCACCATCGCCGACGACATGGCGGCCATCTTCGAGGCGGTCAAGGAAGCCGCGCTCACCATGCAGGCCGGCGGCGGAATCGGTCAGGATTTTTCCACCCTCAGACCGTCCGGGAGCCTGGTCGAGGGGGTCGGGGCCGACGCCTCCGGGCCGATCGGCTTCATGGACGTCTGGGACGCGATGTGCCGCACGATCATGTCGGCCGGGGCGCGGCGCGGCGCCATGATGGGCACTCTGCGGTGCGATCATCCCGACATCGAGGCGTTCGTGGATGTGAAGGCCGATCCGGCTCGGCTCAGGATGTTCAATCTCTCCGTCCTCGTCAGCGATGCCTTCGTGGCGGCGGTGCGCGAGGATCGGGACTGGGACCTCGTGTTCGACGGCCGGGTCTATCGGACCGTTTCGGCCCGGGCGCTCTGGGACCGGATCATGCGGGCCAACCACGCCTATGCCGAGCCGGGCGTCATTTTCATCGACCGGATCAACGAGGAGAACAATCTCGGTTACTGCGAGACGATCACGGCCACCAACCCGTGCGGTGAGCAGCCGCTGCCGCCCTATGGGGCGTGCCTGCTCGGCTCGATCAACCTCGCCGCGCTGGTGCGCGAGCCGTTCGAGGCCGGGGCACGGCTCGACGAGGGGCGGCTCGACGAATTGACCGAGACCGCGGTGCGTTTCCTCGACGACGTCATCGACGTCTCGGCCTATCCGCTCGCCGTGCAGCGCCTCGAGGCACGCCAGAAGCGGCGCATCGGGCTTGGCGTTACGGGACTGGCCGATGCGCTCGTGTTGCTCGGACTGCGCTACGATTCGCAGTCCGGTCGGGAGACCGCGGCGCGCTGGATGGCGCGGCTGCAGAATGCCGCCTACCGCGCGAGCGCCCATCTGGCGAGCGAGAAGGGCACCTTCCCGCTCTATGACCGGGAGTCGATCATGGCGCGGCCCGGCGTCGGGCGCCTTTCGGGCGAAACGCGCGACCTCATCGCCCGGCACGGGCTGCGGAACGGGCTGCTCACATCGATCGCGCCGACGGGGACGATCTCGCTGCTGGCGGGCAACGTCTCGAGCGGGATCGAACCGATCTTCCGGCTGAGCTATGCGCGGCGATTGCGCGAAAGTGGCGATCGCGTGCGGGTCGAGCACGTCGAGGATCACGCCTACAGGGTCTGGCGGCTCGGCGGGCGGGCGGGCAGGCAGCCGGCCCTCGCTGGGGCGACGGCGGAGGGCGCGGCGGGCGAGGGCGTGCCGGCGAAGGGCGTGGCGAGCGAGATCGCGGGCGGCAGCGGCCGGCCCGGACAGCGCCATGTCGGTGTGAGCAAGGCTGGCGCGAGCGAATTGCCGGCGGCGTTCGTTACCGCCGAAGAACTCAGTCCGCGCGACCACCTCGCCATGCAGGCCGCGCTGCAGCCCCACGTCGACAGTGCCATCTCCAAGACCATCAATTGTCCTCGCGCGATCGACTTTGCGGACTTCAAGGACATCTATCTGACGGCGCACGCGTCCGGTCTCAAGGGCTGCACCACTTTCCGGCCGAACGAGGTCACCGGCAGCGTCCTCTTCGCCGAAGAGTGTGGGGCGCCTGGGCTCGCGGCCAAGGACGCTGGGCCTCCCGCTCGTGCCGCGGCTGGTCCGAGGCGGGGCACGCGCAAGGTCGGCGCGCGCGGACGGGGGCCTTCCCATTCGGCGGGCGGGGCGATGGCGACGCTGGCCGCCGAGGCGTCGCCGTCGAGGAGCGCCGGACGGCCCGCGATCGGAGCGGCTGTCGACGAGGGCGGCGGGCGGCTCGACGAGGCGTGTCCGGAGTGCCGGGGCGCAGGGTTCATGAGCCGGGACGGATGCGGGTTCTGCCCGGATTGCGGCTACTCGCGCTGCGGTTGA